Proteins co-encoded in one Halodesulfovibrio marinisediminis DSM 17456 genomic window:
- a CDS encoding D-amino-acid transaminase: MSRTVYVNGNYLPEENATVSIFDRGFLFADGVYEVTAVLDGKLVDYAGHTTRLERSLGELKMEMPISQEELLEVHRELIKRNNLNEGAIYLQITRGAADRDFVFPKDAEQTIVLFTQAKPLSAPKTGIRIISAPDIRWGRRDIKTVQLLAPSMTKMIAKAEGKDDAWMVQDGFVTEGTSSNAYIVTKDGKIVTRNLSNSILHGITRAAVLKLATELDMEIEERPFTIEEAQQAAEAFATAATAFVNPIIEIDNVELSGGTPGPVVTRLSKIYLEESRKAAM, translated from the coding sequence ATGAGTCGTACAGTTTATGTAAACGGGAACTACCTGCCCGAAGAAAATGCCACTGTATCCATTTTTGACCGCGGTTTCTTATTTGCCGACGGCGTATACGAAGTAACCGCTGTTCTGGACGGAAAGCTAGTGGATTACGCAGGCCACACAACCCGCCTTGAACGTTCCCTTGGCGAACTCAAGATGGAAATGCCTATCAGCCAAGAAGAACTACTTGAAGTTCACCGCGAACTCATTAAGCGAAACAATCTTAATGAAGGCGCTATTTACTTACAGATTACCCGTGGCGCTGCGGATCGAGACTTCGTATTCCCGAAAGATGCCGAGCAGACCATCGTCCTGTTTACACAAGCCAAACCTCTTTCTGCCCCAAAAACTGGTATCCGCATAATCTCCGCACCAGACATCAGATGGGGTCGTCGTGACATCAAGACCGTTCAGCTTCTTGCTCCTTCCATGACAAAAATGATTGCAAAAGCTGAAGGCAAAGATGACGCATGGATGGTTCAAGACGGTTTTGTTACAGAAGGAACTTCCAGCAACGCATACATTGTAACCAAAGACGGTAAGATCGTTACCCGCAATCTTTCCAACTCCATTTTGCACGGCATCACTCGCGCAGCTGTATTGAAGCTTGCAACAGAACTGGACATGGAAATCGAAGAACGTCCCTTCACCATTGAAGAAGCACAGCAAGCCGCTGAAGCCTTTGCTACTGCTGCCACAGCCTTCGTAAACCCTATTATCGAAATCGATAACGTTGAACTTTCCGGTGGCACCCCAGGTCCTGTTGTAACTCGTCTCAGCAAAATCTACCTCGAGGAAAGCCGCAAAGCTGCAATGTAG
- a CDS encoding TetR/AcrR family transcriptional regulator, with translation MKKDWTPEQTEKRRLILDAARELFSKEGVGNVSMRRIAAKVNYSPALIYRYVKNKEELLDQLRTEGYQILLNRLARLEIDPDPIKHLANLAVEYGGFGVDYWEYYDLMFHMPIQISEDGTVPVKGYEAVLGMVRNAVERAIDAGHFEGCSVDDALIMSWSQIHGLISLYISGRTPFHIGEERAKALLEEIPRHFLRMVATGKK, from the coding sequence ATGAAGAAAGATTGGACACCGGAACAAACAGAAAAACGCCGTCTCATACTTGATGCAGCACGCGAACTGTTCTCTAAAGAAGGTGTAGGCAATGTCTCCATGCGACGCATTGCTGCCAAGGTAAATTACAGCCCCGCGCTTATTTACCGGTACGTAAAAAACAAAGAAGAACTGCTAGATCAGCTCCGCACTGAAGGCTACCAGATTCTCCTCAACCGATTAGCAAGACTTGAAATAGATCCTGACCCAATCAAGCACCTTGCGAATCTTGCCGTTGAATACGGCGGATTCGGCGTTGATTACTGGGAATACTATGATCTTATGTTCCATATGCCTATTCAGATTTCTGAAGACGGCACAGTACCAGTAAAGGGCTACGAGGCTGTACTTGGTATGGTTCGAAACGCCGTGGAACGCGCTATTGACGCCGGTCATTTTGAAGGATGCTCTGTAGACGACGCCCTGATCATGTCTTGGTCACAAATTCACGGTTTAATCAGTCTCTATATTTCTGGTCGTACACCGTTCCACATCGGTGAAGAGCGCGCAAAAGCATTGCTAGAGGAAATTCCACGTCATTTCTTACGCATGGTTGCAACTGGAAAGAAATAA
- the larB gene encoding nickel pincer cofactor biosynthesis protein LarB, which produces MPTQNPIPSDLFEQEQSANSNLPKKHSCFVSNHTQLDINRPQRTGCPEVIFCEGKTPEQVAIIFQAMIDSHGECLGTRATEEHYKAVQTVLPAIRFDANARTLTLDAPNKKLTGCVLVINAGTSDHGIAEEAAQTAEFLGSNVIRHFDCGIAGVHRALNAAKDFEKASAIIAVAGMDGALPTLVAGLSPVPVIAVPTSIGYGTGLGGVAALMTMLNGCAPGVSVVNIDNGFGAGYQAHMINVMAHR; this is translated from the coding sequence ATGCCTACACAGAACCCAATACCTTCTGATCTATTCGAACAAGAACAGTCAGCAAATTCTAATCTCCCCAAAAAACATTCATGTTTTGTAAGCAACCACACGCAGCTGGATATTAACAGGCCACAACGGACAGGTTGCCCTGAAGTCATTTTTTGCGAAGGCAAAACTCCTGAGCAGGTTGCAATCATCTTTCAAGCAATGATTGATTCACATGGTGAATGTCTTGGCACGCGCGCAACCGAAGAACATTACAAAGCAGTCCAAACAGTTCTTCCAGCCATCCGTTTTGATGCTAACGCCCGCACATTGACTCTTGATGCCCCTAATAAAAAACTAACTGGCTGTGTTCTAGTAATCAACGCCGGAACATCCGATCACGGAATCGCTGAAGAGGCAGCCCAGACAGCTGAGTTTCTCGGCAGTAATGTTATTAGACACTTTGACTGTGGAATTGCCGGAGTACATCGGGCACTGAATGCAGCAAAAGATTTTGAGAAGGCCTCAGCAATCATTGCAGTTGCCGGAATGGATGGAGCTTTGCCAACGCTTGTTGCCGGGCTCAGCCCCGTACCTGTTATCGCTGTTCCAACAAGTATAGGCTACGGCACAGGACTTGGTGGGGTTGCTGCCCTCATGACCATGCTGAACGGCTGCGCTCCCGGAGTTTCAGTTGTGAATATCGATAATGGGTTTGGAGCAGGCTATCAGGCTCATATGATCAACGTAATGGCTCACAGGTGA
- a CDS encoding arginine N-succinyltransferase, with product MRFIVRGARHEDHDELCRLAYQAPLLSLQPSPDLLSKRIETSLQSFAGILPPGKCEYQFVCEDLATKRIAGASSLFGSYISEAQPQHYIDVINEEDHQKYIRGIETQRTSGLGGLIVDDMFRKTHYKLAAQLSHIRVLYAGIKPERFTDSFVVEVLGKITAKGESRFWDCFGKKFTGMSFIEAYKRMANKDRSFMNMFPNEYELPDGCSKQRISENSVGMSSRGSQHLAKRLGFTFQNRVDPVDGTLCYKATRNELSPLRNGKWYTLKKGSIKGDIHLMGSLKENGEFSGAIAHCGFQNGIAVIRENICAALGLIEGDRVFVSPHC from the coding sequence ATGCGATTTATTGTGCGCGGAGCACGGCATGAAGATCACGATGAACTGTGTCGGCTCGCTTATCAGGCTCCTCTTTTAAGCCTCCAGCCTTCGCCAGATCTTTTGTCTAAACGAATTGAGACCAGCTTGCAGTCATTTGCGGGCATTCTCCCACCTGGAAAATGTGAATATCAATTCGTTTGTGAAGATCTGGCCACAAAACGAATTGCTGGAGCTTCCAGCTTATTTGGTTCGTACATATCCGAAGCCCAGCCACAACATTACATAGATGTGATCAACGAAGAAGATCATCAGAAATATATCCGTGGCATTGAAACTCAACGTACAAGCGGCCTTGGCGGGTTGATTGTGGACGACATGTTCCGCAAAACACATTACAAACTTGCAGCCCAGTTAAGCCACATACGAGTCCTTTACGCAGGAATTAAGCCAGAACGCTTTACAGACTCTTTTGTAGTTGAGGTACTAGGCAAGATTACCGCCAAAGGTGAATCCCGTTTCTGGGATTGTTTTGGAAAAAAATTTACAGGAATGAGCTTTATTGAAGCGTACAAACGTATGGCTAATAAGGATCGTTCATTTATGAACATGTTCCCTAACGAATATGAATTACCAGACGGTTGTTCCAAACAACGAATCAGTGAAAATTCCGTAGGTATGTCGTCACGCGGTTCACAGCATCTTGCAAAACGTCTTGGATTCACATTCCAAAACAGAGTCGACCCAGTTGATGGAACACTCTGCTACAAAGCAACTCGTAACGAACTGTCTCCATTAAGAAACGGGAAGTGGTACACCCTCAAAAAAGGAAGCATTAAAGGCGACATTCACCTGATGGGATCTCTTAAAGAAAATGGTGAATTTTCAGGTGCAATAGCCCATTGCGGATTCCAAAACGGGATAGCAGTTATTCGCGAAAACATCTGTGCAGCACTCGGACTTATTGAGGGAGACCGTGTTTTTGTATCCCCTCATTGTTAG
- the dgcA gene encoding N-acetyl-D-Glu racemase DgcA, which translates to MRITVSKDIFPLAKVFTISRGSRTEAVVVRVDIERDGVVGRGECVPYARYNETVESVIAQIEALPLPITRKTLQSALPAGAARNAVDCALWDLDAKLSGNPVWQLAGLDEPKPEVTAYTLSLDTPENMLSEATKNSSRPLLKIKLGGKGDIARIEAVRKGAPDARIIVDANEGWTPELYQEIAPVLLNLGVEMVEQPLPAGADDALLHLERILPVCADESCHDRSSLPDLQGKYDMINIKLDKTGGLTEALALRELAKENGYEIMVGCMVGSSLAMAPAVFVAQDAAVTDLDGPLLLAEDRPCGLTYDNKHVHPPQPELWGAPTN; encoded by the coding sequence ATGCGCATAACCGTTAGCAAGGACATCTTTCCCCTCGCAAAAGTATTCACCATCTCACGTGGATCAAGAACCGAAGCTGTTGTTGTCCGTGTAGATATTGAACGCGATGGAGTTGTCGGGCGTGGAGAATGTGTACCGTACGCACGGTACAATGAAACCGTTGAAAGTGTTATCGCGCAAATTGAAGCACTCCCTTTGCCAATAACTCGCAAGACACTCCAGTCCGCCTTGCCTGCAGGTGCAGCACGCAATGCTGTTGACTGTGCCCTGTGGGATCTGGATGCCAAGCTTTCCGGAAATCCTGTATGGCAGCTAGCTGGGTTGGACGAACCAAAGCCGGAAGTTACCGCGTACACTCTTTCGCTGGACACCCCAGAAAACATGCTCTCTGAGGCCACAAAAAATTCTTCCCGCCCTCTTTTAAAAATTAAACTTGGCGGCAAAGGCGATATCGCTCGCATTGAAGCTGTGCGCAAAGGAGCACCTGACGCACGTATTATCGTAGATGCCAACGAGGGCTGGACACCGGAACTGTATCAGGAAATTGCTCCTGTATTGCTCAATCTCGGGGTTGAGATGGTCGAACAACCTTTGCCAGCCGGTGCCGATGACGCCCTGCTCCATTTAGAGCGTATCCTACCTGTCTGTGCCGATGAATCCTGCCACGATCGCAGCTCTTTACCTGATTTGCAGGGTAAATACGATATGATCAACATAAAACTCGATAAGACTGGTGGACTCACCGAAGCTCTGGCGTTAAGAGAGCTGGCGAAAGAAAATGGTTACGAGATCATGGTCGGCTGCATGGTCGGCTCTTCTCTTGCCATGGCCCCTGCAGTGTTTGTTGCTCAAGATGCTGCTGTGACCGATTTAGATGGCCCGCTTCTGCTGGCCGAGGACAGACCTTGCGGACTGACCTATGACAACAAGCACGTGCACCCTCCACAACCTGAGTTATGGGGCGCTCCTACTAACTAA